The Desulfuromonas versatilis genome has a segment encoding these proteins:
- a CDS encoding MucR family transcriptional regulator, which yields MATILEMAAEIVAAHASTTAMSKEELVAELGELHKVLAALEKGEEVTLESAEAAAAAPAVSRKKAFGKDKVTCMICGKEMKTLARHLKTAHGLKPGEYRKQFDIPRTQPLAARAYSESRRQMAMDRGLGENLAKARAARGRKKK from the coding sequence ATGGCAACTATTCTGGAAATGGCCGCTGAGATTGTTGCGGCTCACGCTTCGACCACCGCAATGAGTAAAGAAGAGCTTGTCGCCGAACTGGGTGAACTCCATAAGGTTCTGGCCGCTCTTGAGAAAGGCGAGGAAGTAACCCTGGAGAGCGCAGAGGCCGCTGCCGCCGCCCCCGCCGTTTCCCGCAAGAAGGCGTTCGGCAAGGACAAAGTCACCTGCATGATCTGCGGCAAGGAGATGAAGACCCTGGCCCGCCACCTTAAGACCGCTCACGGCTTGAAGCCCGGAGAATACCGCAAGCAGTTCGACATCCCCCGCACCCAGCCTCTGGCTGCCCGCGCCTACTCCGAGAGCCGGCGGCAGATGGCCATGGATCGCGGCCTCGGTGAGAACCTGGCAAAAGCCCGTGCGGCCCGGGGCAGAAAAAAGAAATAA
- a CDS encoding chemotaxis protein CheW yields MRGKLALLALDEGYFALPVEGIVHIVSSPEVFQLPLLPPGVGGVFLYQDQLTPLLDLRCLWGQDAARRSGAVAYTVVCSCEVGLVGVPVDRVLHIVDLDPALVKTVAGEPAEVPAGTSNLFVHGDREFPILNVDSLLISLPPKTITRRSQ; encoded by the coding sequence ATGAGGGGCAAGCTGGCTCTTCTGGCCCTGGACGAGGGATATTTTGCCCTGCCTGTCGAAGGGATAGTGCACATTGTCTCCTCACCCGAGGTGTTTCAACTGCCGTTGCTCCCCCCTGGGGTGGGCGGCGTGTTTCTTTACCAGGATCAGCTAACCCCACTGCTCGATCTTCGCTGTTTGTGGGGGCAGGATGCCGCGAGGCGCTCCGGCGCAGTCGCCTACACCGTGGTCTGCAGCTGCGAGGTCGGTCTGGTCGGGGTCCCGGTGGACCGGGTTTTGCATATTGTCGATCTTGATCCGGCGTTGGTCAAAACTGTGGCCGGGGAGCCTGCCGAGGTTCCTGCCGGGACCAGCAACCTGTTCGTCCACGGCGACCGGGAATTCCCGATTCTCAATGTGGATTCACTGCTAATTTCATTGCCACCGAAAACCATCACCCGGCGCTCCCAGTGA
- a CDS encoding PilZ domain-containing protein, whose translation MKRVLIGDKREALLSTLEVMLKHWGYRVIVSSRADQVKAFLEQTSPDLLIIGAGMLASTSSLMEGINSRIDSAPMPLVVLGEEDSEVKIGIDCETLGVPIDLFALFEVIQRHLEKHPRKNLRLTVKLPSLFSSGETSCLAEVMSISTRGMFVKTAVRMGNRDPVRVVIPLLGMQRELEVCGRVLYCVLPGPENNYLQGVGIEFTDLDEQTQDTLEGFIEKRFLGELSESRDGGHLNREQLRDAHPPRR comes from the coding sequence ATGAAAAGGGTACTGATCGGCGACAAAAGGGAAGCTCTGCTTTCAACCCTTGAAGTCATGCTCAAACATTGGGGGTACCGGGTTATCGTATCGTCCAGGGCCGATCAGGTAAAGGCGTTTCTCGAACAGACCTCGCCCGACCTGCTCATCATCGGTGCCGGCATGCTGGCGAGCACCTCCTCCCTCATGGAAGGGATCAATTCCAGGATAGACTCCGCGCCGATGCCACTGGTGGTGCTGGGCGAGGAAGATTCCGAGGTTAAAATCGGGATCGACTGCGAAACCCTCGGGGTGCCGATTGATCTGTTCGCCCTGTTTGAAGTCATCCAGCGGCACCTGGAAAAACACCCGAGGAAAAACCTGCGCCTGACCGTCAAGCTCCCCAGCCTGTTCAGCAGCGGAGAAACCTCCTGCCTGGCCGAGGTCATGAGCATCAGCACCCGGGGGATGTTCGTCAAGACGGCGGTACGCATGGGCAACCGCGACCCGGTGCGCGTGGTGATTCCCCTGCTCGGCATGCAGAGGGAGCTGGAAGTCTGCGGCAGAGTCCTTTATTGCGTCCTTCCCGGGCCGGAAAACAACTACCTGCAGGGGGTAGGCATCGAATTCACCGACCTCGACGAGCAGACCCAGGACACTTTGGAGGGGTTCATCGAGAAGCGGTTTCTCGGCGAACTTTCCGAGAGCCGCGATGGCGGCCACCTCAACCGCGAACAGCTGCGGGACGCCCACCCTCCCCGGAGGTGA
- a CDS encoding deoxyguanosinetriphosphate triphosphohydrolase has translation MEIRQLIEQRESQLLSASACLSTASVGRKIPEPPCSIRTAFQHDRDRILHSKAFRRLKHKTQVFLAPEGDHYRTRLTHTLEVAQIARTVARALGLNEDLTEAISLGHDLGHTPFGHAGERVLDQLVPGGFRHVLQSARVVEVLEKEGRGLNLTGEVIDGILKHSKGQGPLLSSDPEVMASTLEGRIVRLADIIAYVNHDLDDALRAGLVAAGEVPAGILDLLGHNHSGRINTMVRDMIECSMAAGGDRILLSPAIEQAVGELRDWLFSHVYRHPSVHEDFFKASRIIRELFEFFMASPQLLDAHGGRRRPGDQAEVSVADFIAGMTDRYALNLYHKLFLPQPWKIL, from the coding sequence ATGGAAATCCGTCAACTGATCGAGCAGCGTGAGTCACAGCTTCTTTCTGCTTCTGCATGTTTGAGCACCGCCAGTGTCGGCCGTAAAATTCCCGAACCTCCCTGTTCGATCAGGACTGCTTTTCAACATGATCGAGATCGTATTCTTCACAGCAAGGCTTTTCGACGGCTGAAACATAAAACCCAGGTTTTTCTGGCCCCGGAGGGGGATCATTACCGCACCCGCCTCACCCATACCCTGGAGGTGGCCCAGATCGCCCGAACCGTGGCGAGGGCTCTGGGGCTGAACGAGGATCTAACCGAAGCCATTTCCCTGGGCCATGACCTTGGACACACCCCCTTCGGCCATGCCGGCGAACGGGTACTCGACCAGTTGGTGCCGGGCGGTTTCCGGCATGTCCTGCAAAGTGCCCGGGTTGTGGAGGTTTTGGAGAAGGAAGGGCGCGGGCTCAATCTGACCGGCGAGGTCATCGACGGCATCCTCAAACATTCCAAGGGGCAGGGGCCCCTGTTGAGCAGCGACCCGGAAGTCATGGCCAGCACTCTCGAGGGGCGCATCGTGCGCCTGGCCGATATTATCGCCTACGTCAATCACGATCTGGATGATGCTCTGCGGGCCGGCCTTGTCGCCGCCGGGGAAGTCCCGGCCGGGATCCTCGATCTGCTGGGCCACAACCACTCGGGCCGGATCAATACCATGGTCCGGGATATGATCGAATGTTCCATGGCCGCGGGAGGCGACCGGATACTTCTCTCCCCGGCGATCGAGCAGGCGGTAGGGGAGTTGCGGGACTGGTTGTTCTCCCATGTCTACAGGCATCCCTCGGTGCACGAGGACTTTTTCAAGGCATCACGGATCATCCGCGAACTGTTCGAGTTCTTCATGGCCAGCCCGCAGCTCCTCGATGCCCATGGGGGCCGGCGCCGGCCCGGCGATCAGGCGGAGGTTTCAGTGGCTGATTTCATCGCCGGGATGACCGATCGCTATGCCCTGAACCTTTACCACAAATTGTTTCTTCCCCAGCCCTGGAAAATCCTTTAA
- a CDS encoding DUF2914 domain-containing protein codes for MKKLGLMLVLLVGLLAAPAFAAALEVAEGVITTQVVDREPVDAVESYPATVERLYCFTRVTGAEGETRVFHVWFHKGEELARVELPVRSPDWRTWSAKTILPSLSGEWTVEVQDAEGKALKILSFSLL; via the coding sequence ATGAAAAAACTTGGCCTGATGCTGGTGTTGCTGGTCGGCCTGTTGGCTGCACCGGCCTTTGCCGCCGCACTGGAGGTGGCCGAAGGGGTGATCACCACCCAGGTGGTGGATCGCGAGCCGGTCGATGCGGTGGAATCCTACCCGGCGACGGTGGAGAGGTTGTATTGCTTCACCAGGGTCACCGGGGCCGAAGGCGAGACCAGGGTCTTTCACGTCTGGTTCCACAAGGGCGAGGAGCTTGCCCGGGTGGAACTCCCGGTCCGGTCTCCTGACTGGCGAACCTGGTCGGCGAAAACCATTCTGCCTTCCTTGAGCGGCGAGTGGACCGTGGAGGTGCAGGACGCCGAGGGCAAGGCTCTGAAAATTCTCAGTTTCAGCCTGCTGTGA
- a CDS encoding phosphopentomutase: MTASQINRVVLITLDGVGVGALPDAAAYGDGEANTLLHVARACGGLKLPNLQRLGLGNILEVPGVGPVALPEAAWGRMRERSVGKDTTTGHWEIAGLVQTEALPTYPEGFPEEIIAAFERETGLRPLGNIAASGTDILVTLGEEHLASGRPIVYTSADSVFQIAAHEEVIPVQRLYELCRIAREILNPYRVGRVIARPFLGSCAADFQRTARRHDFSLPPTGTTILDRMAGAGLEVFGVGKIRDIFAGRGVTGYQYSESNADGMAKTLASLEDLERGLVFTNLVDFDMLYGHRRDARGFGGCLEEFDLWLPRLLEQLGQRDLVILTADHGCDPTTAGTDHTREYVPLMIWSKTPGWRGDLGERESFAEVAATIAQVFGLERGPGKGVRGDCRPRA, from the coding sequence GTGACCGCAAGCCAGATCAATCGGGTGGTGCTGATCACCCTGGACGGAGTAGGGGTCGGCGCGCTGCCCGATGCCGCAGCCTACGGCGACGGCGAGGCCAACACCCTGCTGCACGTGGCCCGCGCCTGTGGGGGGCTCAAGCTCCCCAATCTGCAGCGGCTCGGACTCGGAAATATCCTCGAGGTCCCCGGCGTCGGCCCGGTCGCCCTGCCCGAGGCGGCCTGGGGCAGGATGCGGGAGCGTTCGGTGGGCAAGGACACCACGACCGGGCATTGGGAAATCGCCGGCCTGGTTCAGACCGAGGCCCTGCCGACCTACCCCGAGGGCTTCCCGGAGGAGATCATCGCGGCCTTTGAGCGCGAGACGGGCCTGCGCCCGCTGGGCAACATCGCCGCCAGCGGCACCGACATCCTGGTTACGCTCGGCGAAGAGCATTTGGCCAGCGGTCGACCCATCGTCTATACCAGCGCGGATTCGGTGTTTCAGATCGCCGCCCATGAGGAGGTGATCCCCGTGCAGCGGCTCTATGAGCTGTGTCGCATCGCCCGGGAGATTCTCAACCCCTACCGGGTGGGCAGGGTGATTGCCCGGCCGTTTCTGGGCAGCTGCGCCGCGGATTTCCAACGCACCGCCCGGCGCCATGATTTTTCGCTGCCGCCGACAGGGACGACGATTCTCGACCGGATGGCAGGGGCGGGGCTCGAGGTGTTCGGGGTGGGCAAGATTCGCGACATCTTTGCCGGCCGGGGGGTGACCGGGTACCAGTACAGCGAGAGCAACGCCGACGGCATGGCCAAGACGCTCGCCAGCCTGGAGGACTTGGAACGGGGACTGGTTTTTACCAACCTGGTGGACTTCGACATGTTGTACGGGCATCGGCGGGATGCCAGGGGATTCGGTGGCTGCCTGGAGGAATTCGATCTGTGGCTGCCCCGGCTGCTCGAGCAACTGGGACAGCGGGACCTGGTGATTCTGACCGCAGACCACGGCTGCGACCCCACCACCGCCGGAACCGATCACACCCGCGAATACGTGCCGCTCATGATCTGGAGCAAGACCCCGGGCTGGCGAGGCGATCTGGGCGAGCGCGAAAGTTTCGCCGAAGTGGCCGCGACCATTGCGCAGGTTTTCGGCCTGGAGCGCGGGCCTGGCAAGGGGGTGCGGGGAGACTGCCGGCCCCGGGCGTGA
- the deoC gene encoding deoxyribose-phosphate aldolase produces MLIPARYIDHTLLKPDATREQILRLCEEAVEHGFASVCIPPVYVPLAAEVLYGSEVAVGTVVGFPLGYVTTAVKLRETAVAVASGAREIDMVIHLGAAREGRLGDVEGEIRRIVEEAGEAQVKVIIECCYLDDPLKQALTGCVAAAGAAYVKTSTGFGSGGATLDDVRLLAGAAAGRIGVKAAGGIRDWAGCRDFLQAGATRIGTSAGITIMQQWQLEQGL; encoded by the coding sequence ATGCTTATTCCCGCGCGCTACATCGACCACACCCTGCTGAAGCCCGATGCGACCCGCGAACAGATCCTGCGGCTGTGCGAGGAGGCCGTCGAACACGGCTTCGCCTCGGTCTGTATCCCCCCGGTGTACGTCCCCCTGGCTGCCGAGGTGCTTTACGGCTCCGAGGTGGCGGTGGGGACCGTGGTCGGGTTTCCCCTTGGCTATGTCACCACGGCGGTCAAGCTCCGCGAGACGGCCGTGGCGGTCGCCTCCGGTGCGAGGGAGATCGACATGGTCATTCACCTGGGTGCCGCCCGCGAGGGACGCCTGGGCGATGTCGAGGGGGAGATCCGGCGGATCGTCGAGGAGGCCGGCGAGGCGCAGGTCAAGGTGATCATCGAATGCTGCTACCTGGACGATCCGCTGAAGCAGGCCCTGACCGGGTGCGTGGCTGCTGCGGGGGCCGCCTATGTCAAAACCTCCACCGGTTTCGGTTCCGGAGGCGCCACCCTTGACGATGTCCGTCTGCTCGCCGGCGCCGCGGCGGGGAGGATCGGGGTGAAAGCCGCCGGCGGCATTCGGGACTGGGCCGGGTGCCGGGATTTTCTGCAGGCCGGGGCGACGCGCATCGGCACCAGCGCCGGCATCACCATCATGCAGCAGTGGCAGTTGGAGCAGGGGCTGTGA
- a CDS encoding response regulator, whose translation MSKKLLLADDSITIQKVIGITFVNEDYELTVVDNGTAALEKASEVHPDLILADVFMPGKNGYELCSAIKQDPALGRTPVLLLAGTFEPFDEEKAAAAGADGWIAKPFESQALIDRVEQLLAKAAEQPAVPTAPTPAAVPDAEVPASAARAVKSDLWEEIEEQAPSAAAADAGQDAIAWDEAFASEGGAGEEADDIWSEVTFEEEDLLEEPAAPAMAGAIQARGAAPAGVEATLEEAFAPETEDLDDLIFEEEPEAGEPGEIESEEAFIFEEVEGQVEAAEEESFIFDEEPLTAEAEEEIFILEEEPEAVGEEELLVLEDEDILPLDEEDILEEVDLEPAGAAVASEVTASADASLADFGEEDLLVEEEELTIGEDLSSAGLEEVVGFEEPAGLEEPSFEAEEPVAFDEPVVDAEAPVAFDEPMVDAEAPVAFDEPMVEVEAPVAFDEPVVEAEEPVAFDEPVVEAEEVAAVVSPAVFPAAGQAGAAPSAPVTAAAAQEKVQGLSEEELTEIVERVAGSVIERLAGSILEKIAWEVVPDLAESMIKEEIRKIKEMAGQA comes from the coding sequence ATGAGCAAGAAACTGTTGTTAGCCGACGACAGTATCACAATTCAGAAAGTCATCGGGATCACCTTCGTCAACGAGGATTATGAGCTGACCGTTGTCGACAATGGTACGGCGGCGTTGGAAAAGGCCAGCGAGGTGCACCCCGACCTGATCCTTGCGGATGTGTTCATGCCGGGGAAAAACGGCTACGAGCTCTGCTCCGCCATCAAGCAGGACCCTGCGCTAGGCCGCACACCGGTGCTGCTGCTGGCTGGAACCTTCGAGCCCTTCGACGAGGAAAAGGCCGCGGCTGCGGGGGCCGACGGCTGGATTGCCAAGCCTTTTGAATCCCAGGCGCTTATCGACCGGGTTGAGCAGTTGCTTGCCAAGGCGGCTGAGCAGCCCGCCGTCCCTACGGCTCCAACTCCCGCCGCGGTCCCGGATGCCGAAGTCCCGGCCTCGGCGGCCCGGGCGGTCAAGTCTGATCTCTGGGAGGAAATCGAGGAGCAGGCCCCCTCTGCGGCCGCCGCCGATGCCGGGCAGGATGCCATCGCCTGGGACGAGGCCTTTGCCTCCGAGGGAGGTGCCGGGGAAGAGGCCGACGACATCTGGAGCGAGGTGACCTTCGAGGAGGAAGACCTGCTCGAAGAACCCGCTGCGCCCGCGATGGCCGGTGCGATTCAAGCCCGGGGGGCGGCGCCGGCCGGGGTCGAGGCGACGCTGGAAGAGGCCTTTGCACCCGAAACCGAGGACCTGGACGATTTGATCTTCGAGGAGGAGCCTGAGGCTGGTGAGCCCGGGGAGATCGAGAGCGAGGAGGCGTTCATTTTCGAGGAAGTCGAGGGCCAGGTAGAGGCTGCCGAGGAGGAAAGCTTTATTTTCGACGAAGAGCCCCTGACGGCCGAGGCCGAGGAAGAGATCTTCATCCTCGAAGAGGAGCCGGAGGCCGTTGGCGAAGAGGAGCTTCTGGTCCTGGAGGACGAGGATATCCTGCCTCTGGATGAGGAAGACATCCTGGAAGAGGTGGATCTCGAGCCCGCCGGGGCGGCGGTGGCTTCGGAGGTCACAGCATCCGCTGACGCTTCCCTGGCCGATTTTGGCGAGGAGGACCTGCTGGTCGAAGAAGAAGAGTTGACCATCGGCGAAGACCTCTCCTCCGCCGGACTGGAAGAGGTGGTGGGTTTCGAGGAGCCGGCCGGTCTGGAAGAACCCTCCTTCGAAGCCGAAGAGCCGGTCGCCTTCGACGAACCGGTGGTCGATGCCGAAGCGCCGGTTGCCTTCGACGAACCGATGGTCGATGCCGAAGCGCCGGTTGCCTTCGATGAGCCGATGGTCGAGGTCGAAGCGCCGGTCGCCTTCGACGAACCGGTGGTCGAAGCCGAAGAACCGGTCGCTTTCGATGAGCCTGTGGTTGAAGCCGAGGAGGTGGCGGCCGTTGTTTCACCGGCTGTTTTCCCCGCCGCCGGCCAGGCCGGGGCCGCGCCTTCCGCTCCGGTCACTGCCGCAGCAGCCCAGGAGAAGGTGCAGGGCTTGAGCGAGGAGGAGTTGACCGAGATCGTCGAGCGGGTGGCCGGCAGCGTGATCGAGCGGCTGGCCGGGAGCATTTTGGAAAAGATCGCCTGGGAGGTTGTCCCCGATCTGGCCGAAAGCATGATCAAGGAGGAGATCCGCAAGATCAAGGAGATGGCCGGCCAAGCCTGA
- a CDS encoding chemotaxis protein CheW — protein MADTVGLKLVFRISGIGFALPIGSLVEIREEVQGWLDRSEAAPERGLLGRLPHRGEMIPVRDLRMGFRLPQSEPQPGELLLVLAKGVHRWGILADAIEGIFPDAEFRVHPLPWLLASQDSMPYGRVVVRKGEPLVLCEPDMLEACWGAP, from the coding sequence ATGGCCGATACGGTCGGGTTGAAACTGGTATTTCGAATTTCCGGAATAGGCTTTGCCCTGCCGATCGGGAGCCTGGTGGAAATCCGCGAAGAGGTCCAGGGGTGGCTCGACCGCTCGGAGGCCGCTCCTGAGCGGGGTCTGCTGGGCAGGCTGCCCCACCGGGGGGAGATGATTCCGGTGCGCGACCTGCGCATGGGATTCCGTCTGCCTCAGAGCGAACCCCAGCCTGGGGAGCTGTTGCTGGTCCTGGCCAAAGGGGTCCATCGATGGGGCATACTGGCTGATGCCATCGAGGGCATTTTCCCCGATGCCGAATTCAGGGTCCATCCCTTGCCCTGGCTGCTCGCCTCGCAGGACTCCATGCCATATGGCCGGGTTGTCGTGCGTAAGGGCGAGCCTCTGGTGCTTTGCGAGCCCGATATGCTCGAAGCCTGCTGGGGTGCGCCATGA
- a CDS encoding valine--tRNA ligase produces MEAKLPKGYEPQEVEKKWYGQWEGQGFFHADESSSKPHYSIVIPPPNVTGVLHMGHALNNTLQDILVRWKRMTGHEVLWMPGTDHAGIATQNVVEKQLAAAGSDRHEIGREQFIERVWKWREESGGQIINQLKRLGASCDWQRERFTMDEGLSKAVREVFVRLYEEGLIYRDNRLINWCPRCHTALSDLEVEHEDKKGNLWHLRYPVVGSDRCLVVATTRPETMLGDTAVAVNPEDERYADLIGKKVRLPLVNREIPIVADEYVDKEFGSGAVKITPAHDFNDFEIGKRHDLEFINIFDPSGIVNENGGPYNGLERYAARKQVVADLEAQGLLEKIDDYANAVGECYRCKTIIEPYMSKQWYVAVKPLAEEAIKAVQDGRTRIVPAQWEKTYYEWMFNIQDWCISRQIWWGHRIPAWFCDACDQISVSREDLTVCAHCGSAEIRQETDVLDTWFSSALWPFSTMGWPEQTETLGKFYPTSCLVTGFDILFFWVARMMMMGLKFMGEAPFKEVYIHALVRDAQGQKMSKSKGNVIDPLTVIEEYGTDAFRYTLTAFAAMGRDIKLSTERIAGYRNFTNKLWNASRFALMNLEGFDPAGVDPGKLDLSLADQWILTRLAEAAEKTNQALAEYKFNDAAGILYAFTWHEFCDWYIELSKDDLYGDDPAVKVRAQAVVFTVLEQLLRLLHPIMPFITEEIWQALPGERPVPSIMVADYPTGAGLPVDTEGAARMELIMEVIKGIRNIRGEMDVPPSKQIAAVLDCRSEASLAVLKQGEGYIRALARVAELQAGVGIERPGQAATQVAGDVEILLPLAGLINVDEEEKRLQKEIAKVEKDVAMFTKKLSNEKFVANAPPEVLEKDRGKLRDAEEKLGILQQSLAKIQALK; encoded by the coding sequence ATGGAAGCGAAACTCCCTAAGGGATACGAGCCCCAAGAGGTGGAAAAAAAGTGGTACGGGCAATGGGAAGGGCAGGGTTTTTTCCATGCCGACGAAAGTTCCTCCAAACCCCATTATTCCATCGTCATTCCGCCTCCCAACGTCACCGGGGTGCTGCACATGGGCCACGCGCTCAACAACACCCTGCAGGACATCCTGGTGCGCTGGAAGCGCATGACCGGTCACGAAGTGCTGTGGATGCCCGGCACCGACCACGCCGGGATCGCCACCCAGAACGTTGTGGAAAAACAGCTGGCCGCCGCGGGGAGCGACCGGCACGAGATCGGCCGCGAACAGTTCATCGAGCGGGTCTGGAAATGGCGTGAGGAATCGGGCGGACAGATCATCAACCAGCTCAAGCGCCTCGGGGCATCCTGCGACTGGCAGCGCGAGCGCTTCACCATGGACGAGGGGCTCTCCAAGGCGGTGCGCGAGGTTTTCGTCCGCCTCTACGAAGAAGGCCTCATCTATCGCGACAACCGGCTGATCAACTGGTGCCCCCGTTGTCACACGGCGCTTTCCGACCTCGAGGTGGAACACGAGGACAAGAAGGGCAACCTCTGGCATCTGCGCTACCCGGTGGTCGGCAGCGACCGCTGCCTGGTGGTCGCCACCACCCGCCCCGAGACCATGCTCGGCGACACCGCCGTGGCGGTCAATCCCGAGGACGAGCGCTACGCCGACCTGATCGGCAAAAAGGTGCGGCTCCCCCTGGTTAACCGCGAAATCCCCATCGTCGCCGACGAGTACGTGGACAAGGAATTCGGCAGCGGCGCGGTCAAGATCACCCCGGCCCACGACTTCAACGACTTCGAAATCGGCAAACGCCATGATCTCGAGTTCATCAACATCTTCGACCCCTCGGGCATCGTCAACGAAAACGGCGGCCCCTACAACGGGCTCGAGCGCTACGCGGCCCGCAAGCAGGTGGTGGCCGACCTCGAAGCCCAGGGCCTGCTCGAAAAGATCGACGACTACGCCAACGCCGTGGGCGAGTGCTACCGCTGCAAGACCATCATCGAACCGTACATGAGCAAGCAGTGGTACGTGGCCGTCAAGCCCCTGGCCGAAGAGGCGATCAAGGCGGTGCAGGACGGCCGCACCAGGATCGTGCCCGCCCAGTGGGAGAAGACCTACTACGAGTGGATGTTCAACATCCAGGACTGGTGCATCAGCCGCCAGATCTGGTGGGGACACCGTATCCCCGCCTGGTTCTGCGACGCCTGCGACCAGATCAGCGTCTCCCGTGAGGACCTGACCGTCTGCGCTCACTGCGGCAGCGCCGAGATCCGCCAGGAGACCGATGTTCTCGATACCTGGTTCTCCTCGGCCCTGTGGCCCTTCTCGACCATGGGCTGGCCCGAGCAGACCGAGACCCTGGGCAAGTTCTACCCCACCAGCTGCCTGGTGACCGGTTTTGACATCCTGTTCTTCTGGGTCGCCCGGATGATGATGATGGGGCTCAAGTTCATGGGTGAGGCCCCCTTCAAGGAGGTCTACATCCATGCCCTGGTGCGCGATGCCCAGGGGCAGAAGATGAGCAAGAGCAAGGGGAACGTCATCGACCCGCTGACGGTCATCGAGGAGTACGGCACGGACGCTTTCCGCTACACCCTCACGGCCTTCGCCGCCATGGGGCGCGATATCAAGCTCTCCACCGAGCGCATCGCCGGCTACCGCAACTTCACCAACAAGCTGTGGAACGCCAGCCGCTTCGCGCTGATGAACCTCGAGGGCTTCGATCCCGCGGGGGTCGATCCGGGCAAGCTCGATCTGTCCCTGGCCGACCAGTGGATTCTCACCCGCCTTGCCGAGGCCGCAGAAAAGACCAACCAGGCCCTGGCCGAGTACAAGTTCAACGACGCTGCCGGGATTCTCTATGCCTTCACCTGGCACGAGTTCTGCGACTGGTACATCGAGCTGAGCAAGGATGACCTGTACGGCGACGACCCGGCGGTCAAGGTGCGGGCCCAGGCGGTGGTGTTCACCGTGCTCGAGCAGCTGCTGCGCCTGCTGCACCCGATCATGCCTTTCATCACCGAGGAGATCTGGCAGGCCCTGCCAGGCGAGCGCCCGGTCCCCTCGATCATGGTCGCCGACTACCCCACCGGTGCCGGTCTGCCGGTCGACACCGAGGGCGCTGCCCGCATGGAGCTGATCATGGAAGTCATCAAGGGGATCCGCAACATCCGCGGCGAGATGGACGTGCCTCCGAGCAAGCAGATCGCGGCCGTTCTCGACTGCAGATCGGAAGCCTCGCTGGCGGTTCTCAAGCAGGGCGAAGGCTATATCCGCGCCCTGGCCCGAGTGGCCGAACTGCAGGCCGGGGTCGGCATCGAGCGGCCAGGCCAGGCCGCTACCCAGGTGGCCGGCGACGTGGAGATCCTGCTGCCGCTGGCCGGCCTGATCAACGTCGACGAGGAAGAGAAGCGCCTGCAGAAAGAGATCGCCAAGGTGGAAAAGGACGTGGCGATGTTCACCAAGAAGCTCTCCAACGAGAAGTTCGTCGCCAACGCACCGCCGGAGGTGCTGGAGAAGGACCGCGGCAAGCTGCGCGACGCCGAGGAGAAACTCGGCATCCTGCAGCAAAGCCTGGCCAAGATCCAGGCGCTCAAGTAG